Proteins encoded in a region of the Zea mays cultivar B73 chromosome 4, Zm-B73-REFERENCE-NAM-5.0, whole genome shotgun sequence genome:
- the LOC100502477 gene encoding uncharacterized protein LOC100502477 — translation MELFPSQPDLSLQIGLPARATSHHHGAALSARLLAAAAGGSVGGGNGVPGNPAAAMAPSLQVPIPIPLQLPLPMPPNAAAMLRPIRGVPLYQHPHTHAVPPTFPPHAAGAGPCFCEPCHVAAGAWRRAGCGFGARVAGLFPPAKRAARAPRMRWTSTLHARFVHAVELLGGHERATPKSVLELMDVKDLTLAHVKSHLQMYRTVKNTERPAASSDQADGFESGSSSAGEICDDDNSSLDLHGTDGRRPESSSAVRHGRLTACNDHGSSTGAHGGALWNSSSREDWAGFPSDSNTGSMSMHSRSLKDQTMQSKSLEILSDMNSSCVSETTSCASELNLEFTLGPRIRH, via the exons ATGGAGCTTTTCCCCTCCCAGCCGGACCTCTCACTGCAGATCGGCCTCCCCGCTCGCGCTACGTCCCACCACCACGGCGCTGCCCTGAGCGCCAGGCTCCTCGCGGCAGCCGCAGGTGGCAGTGTCGGTGGcggcaacggggtccctggcaaCCCGGCGGCGGCTATGGCGCCGTCCCTGCAGGTGCCCATTCCCATACCGCTGCAGCTGCCGCTGCCGATGCCCCCCAACGCCGCCGCCATGCTACGACCCATACGCGGGGTACCGCTGTACCAGCACCCGCACACGCACGCGGTGCCGCCGACGTTCCCGCCGCACGCGGCGGGCGCGGGCCCGTGCTTCTGCGAGCCTTGCCACGTCGCCGCGGGCGCCTGGCGCCGCGCCGGGTGCGGCTTCGGGGCTCGCGTCGCCGGGTTGTTCCCCCCGGCGAAGCGCGCCGCCAGGGCGCCGCGCATGCGCTGGACGTCCACGCTCCACGCGCGCTTCGTCCACGCCGTCGAGCTGCTCGGCGGCCACGAAA GGGCAACTCCCAAGTCAGTTCTTGAGCTCATGGACGTGAAGGATCTCACCCTGGCTCATGTCAAGTCTCACTTGCAG ATGTACAGGACCGTGAAGAACACCGAAAGGCCGGCAGCTTCGTCAG ATCAAGCTGATGGGTTCGAGAGCGGGTCGTCATCGGCTGGCGAGATCTGCGACGACGACAACTCCTCGCTGGATCTGCACGGCACTGACGGCAGGCGGCCGGAGTCGTCGTCGGCAGTTCGGCATGGAAGGTTAACTGCCTGTAACGATCATGGGAGCAGCACCGGTGCTCATGGTGGTGCCCTCTGGAACAGCTCCTCAag GGAAGACTGGGCCGGCTTTCCCAGCGACTCCAACACCGGCAGCATGAGCATGCATTCTCGATCTCTCAAG GATCAGACGATGCAGTCCAAGAGCCTGGAGATCCTGTCGGACATGAACTCCTCCTGCGTGTCGGAGACGACGTCGTGTGCCAGCGAGTTGAACCTGGAGTTCACCCTAGGGCCACGCATCAGGCACTAG